The genomic DNA GAAGACCAAGGCGTCTTTGTTTTCCAGCAACTATCACCGTATTTACTCTTTCCACGGTGACACTGAACAGTTTTTCAACTGCTCTTTTAATCTCTATCTTATTCGCATTCACATCAACGGCAAAAACATAAACGGAATTTTTTTCTTTTAAATCCGCACCTTTCTCCGTTATTAAAGGTCTTTTAATTACGTGTGTTAGCTCCATTTTACTTCTCCAGCTGTTTTTCTAGATTTATAATCGCATCTTTTGTAAATACTAATCTTTCATAATTCAAAAGATCATGACAGTTTATATTGGTCAAATATATCAACTTTGTTCCGTCAAGATTAGCTATAGATTTCTTTAAAACATCATCTTTTTTGTCTGACACTATCAGAGTCTTAAGCCCAAACACCTTTATATTTTTCAAAGTATTAACAGCATCCTTAGTTTTAGGTTTAGAATAATTCATTTCACTGATAATAACCAAAGCATTTTCTTTTATTTTCTCGGACATTATCG from Candidatus Firestonebacteria bacterium RIFOXYD2_FULL_39_29 includes the following:
- a CDS encoding 50S ribosomal protein L23, with product MELTHVIKRPLITEKGADLKEKNSVYVFAVDVNANKIEIKRAVEKLFSVTVERVNTVIVAGKQRRLGLRKGLKPDWKKAYVTLKKGTKIQQLEV